A genomic window from Nicotiana sylvestris chromosome 11, ASM39365v2, whole genome shotgun sequence includes:
- the LOC104246459 gene encoding uncharacterized protein, whose product MVQLMKSLGMANLTVKMEVEDSLEDEYGPLTKRPKSSLQVNQWNAGNNEFPVPPPEYNPLDEPSPLGLRLRKSPSLLDLIQMRLSQNNASSVAPTPAENSTAVSKKGTRGAATSGATDKLKASNFSGSLLRIGSWEYASRYEGDLVAKCYFAKHKLVWEILEGGLKSKIEIQWSDIMGLKANCPENGPGSLTLVLARQPLFFRETNPQPRKHTLWQATSDFTDGQASLHRQHFLQCPPGVLNKHYEKLIQCDVRLNFLSEQPEKALESPYFDTKATMLENPDEFNAHVFDPVGSDTGSPLSSFQDAASPAAVQSSSLTFEQPDLLGAARERLSKDSPSPSSVMDTPAIEGNANSIGYDPEGMRNFEQLKVPGLRPSMSMTDLVSHIENCISEQISSGNLPSDQALECKGILEDIAHVWLSDTQCATSDEKSLLKKVNSLCCLLQDPSASHESHFNGENHLQKPIQSNDACSSSACESKGNGEEDAKDFAGGKLTPSIPRRDSFGDLLLHLPRIASLPKFLFDIAEDDENQTR is encoded by the exons TGGAATGCTGGAAATAATGAATTTCCAGTTCCTCCTCCAGAATATAATCCGCTTGATGAGCCAAGTCCTTTAGGTCTGAGGTTGAGAAAGAGTCCATCTCTCTTAGATTTAATCCAGATGAGGCTGTCACAGAACAATGCTTCATCTGTTGCGCCCACACCAGCTGAAAACTCTACTGCTGTAAGCAAAAAGGGAACACGGGGTGCGGCCACTTCAGGAGCAACTGACAAGCTGAAGGCATCAAATTTTTCCGGTTCACTTCTAAGGATAGGGTCTTGGGAA TATGCATCTAGATATGAAGGTGATTTGGTGGCGAAGTGTTACTTTGCTAAGCATAAACTTGTTTGGGAAATTCTTGAAGGTGGGCTGAAAAGTAAAATTGAGATTCAGTGGTCGGATATCATGGGATTGAAGGCGAACTGTCCAGAGAATGGTCCGGGCAGTTTGACTCTTGTG CTGGCTCGACAGCCTCTCTTCTTCAGGGAGACAAATCCACAACCCAGAAAGCATACACTATGGCAAGCAACTTCAGATTTTACTGATGGACAGGCTAGCTTGCATAG GCAACATTTTCTACAGTGTCCACCTGGTGTCTTGAATAAGCATTATGAAAAATTGATCCAGTGTGACGTCCGACTTAACTTTCTGAGCGAACAGCCTGAAAAGGCGTTGGAATCTCCATATTTTGATACAAAAGCTACTATGCTTGAAAATCCTGACGAGTTTAACGCCCATGTCTTCGATCCAGTTGGGTCTGACACGGGATCCCCACTATCAAGCTTCCAAGATGCAGCATCACCTGCTGCAGTACAGTCATCTTCCTTGACTTTTGAACAACCTGATCTCCTTGGTGCAGCCCGTGAACGTTTGTCTAAGGATAGCCCTTCTCCAAGCTCAG TGATGGATACACCTGCTATTGAAGGGAATGCAAACAGCATAGGCTATGATCCTGAGGGGATGAGAAACTTTGAGCAGTTGAAGGTGCCAGGACTTCGTCCATCAATGTCTATGACTGACCTTGTCAGCCACATTGAAAACTGCATATCAGAACAGATTAGTTCCGGAAACTTGCCTTCTGATCAGGCGTTAGAATGCAAGGGCATACTGGAGGACATAGCACATGTGTGGCTGAGTGACACTCAATGTGCAACATCGGACGAGAAATCTCTCCTGAAGAAGGTCAATTCTCTATGCTGCCTCTTGCAGGATCCTAGTGCGTCTCACGAGTCCCATTTTAATGGAGAAAATCATCTGCAAAAACCTATTCAATCTAATGATGCTTGTAGCTCTTCTGCATGTGAGAGCAAGGGAAATGGCGAAGAGGACGCCAAGGATTTTGCTGGTGGTAAGCTGACACCAAGTATTCCAAGGAGAGACTCCTTTGGCGACTTGCTCCTTCATCTTCCTCGTATTGCATCCCTCCCAAAATTCCTGTTTGACATTGCTGAAGATGATGAAAACCAAACTAGATAG
- the LOC138880682 gene encoding uncharacterized protein, whose amino-acid sequence MSQVDDDGKADVEDLLRYPPTCWSRAFFDTTCKKSSVDNNLTESFNSWILQARQKPIIKMLEEIRIKVMNMLNDNEAEVMGWGGEYSPKTLNLYNQFMRIVQKCHLNGSADQGYEVTEGSDRHIVNLGAKKCTCRTCDLCGIPHPHAICALLYKKQDPLSEIHWFLSKETYLQTYSHKL is encoded by the coding sequence ATGAGCCAAGTGGATGATGATGGTAAAGCTGATGTTGAAGATTTGTTAAGGTATCCACCTACCTGCTGGAGTAGGGCCTTCTTTGATACTACATGCAAGAAGTCGTCAGTTGATAATAACTTGACTGAGTCCTTCAATTCATGGATACTGCAAGCTAGACAGAAGCCAATTATAAAGATGTTAGAGGAGATAAGAATCAAGGTTATGAATATGTTGAATGATAATGAAGCTGAAGTTATGGGGTGGGGAGGTGAGTATAGTCCTAAGACTCTAAACTTGTATAATCAATTTATGAGGATTGTACAAAAGTGTCATCTGAATGGCAGTGCTGACCAAGGTTATGAGGTGACAGAAGGTAGTGACAGGCATATTGTCAATTTGGGGGCAAAAAAATGCACTTGCAGAACATGTGACCTTTGTGGAATCCCACATCCTCATGCAATCTGTGCCCTCTTGTACAAGAAGCAAGATCCTTTGAGTGAGATTCACTGGTTTCTTTCAAAAGAGACATATCTCCAGACTTATTCTCATAAGTTATAA